A single Acidimicrobiia bacterium DNA region contains:
- the glyA gene encoding serine hydroxymethyltransferase, which yields MTHYPRSPNTRTPMFGSPLHEVDPEMEALIQKDAERQRTHIQLIASENFVSRAVMQASGSVFTNKYSEGYPGKRYYEGCEVVDEMESLAIERAKGLFGAEHANVQAHSGAQANMAVYYGLLEPGDKILGMRLDQGGHLTHGSPVNFSGILFDFAAYGVDPQSETVDMDEVRAVARRERPKLIVAGYSAYSRFLDWRAFREIADEVGAILMVDAAHIIGLIAGGAHPSPVPYAHVVTATTHKAMRGPRGGLILSISDHAAAIDKGVFPNAQGGPINNHIAAKAVCFYEAAGEDYRTYARQIVANAAAMAEAVAGEGVRVVSGGTDNHLFLIDLRSVDEDLTGKDAARAVYKAGITLNFNTIPFDPRPPYRASGLRIGLPAATTCGMKEDEVAEVGRLLAAALHGRDDKAAISKVRSRVAALAAEFPAYPAEFPGHV from the coding sequence GTGACCCACTACCCTCGGAGCCCCAACACCAGGACTCCGATGTTCGGCTCCCCGCTCCACGAAGTCGATCCAGAGATGGAAGCGTTGATCCAGAAGGACGCCGAACGGCAGCGCACCCACATCCAACTGATCGCCTCGGAGAACTTCGTGTCCCGGGCCGTCATGCAGGCATCCGGGTCGGTCTTCACGAACAAGTACTCGGAGGGCTATCCCGGGAAGCGCTACTACGAGGGCTGTGAGGTCGTCGACGAGATGGAATCTCTGGCGATCGAGCGAGCCAAGGGGCTGTTCGGGGCCGAGCACGCCAACGTCCAGGCGCACAGCGGCGCCCAGGCGAACATGGCGGTCTACTACGGCCTGCTGGAGCCCGGGGACAAGATCCTGGGGATGCGCCTCGATCAGGGCGGGCACCTCACCCACGGCTCGCCGGTGAACTTCTCGGGGATCCTGTTCGACTTCGCCGCCTACGGGGTCGACCCGCAGTCGGAGACCGTCGACATGGACGAGGTGCGCGCCGTGGCGCGGCGGGAGCGCCCCAAGCTGATCGTCGCCGGATATTCGGCGTACTCGCGGTTTCTCGATTGGCGGGCATTCCGCGAGATCGCCGACGAGGTAGGGGCGATCCTGATGGTCGACGCCGCCCATATCATCGGTTTGATCGCCGGAGGCGCCCATCCGAGCCCGGTGCCTTACGCCCACGTCGTCACCGCCACCACCCACAAGGCGATGCGGGGGCCGCGCGGGGGGTTGATCCTCTCGATTTCCGATCACGCGGCAGCGATCGACAAGGGAGTCTTTCCGAACGCTCAGGGCGGTCCCATCAACAACCACATCGCCGCCAAGGCGGTGTGCTTTTACGAGGCCGCCGGCGAGGACTACCGGACCTATGCGCGTCAGATCGTCGCCAATGCGGCGGCCATGGCCGAGGCCGTGGCGGGGGAGGGGGTGCGGGTGGTGTCCGGGGGCACGGACAACCACCTGTTCCTCATCGACCTCCGTTCGGTGGACGAGGACCTGACCGGCAAGGACGCTGCCCGTGCGGTCTACAAGGCGGGCATCACCCTGAACTTCAACACGATCCCCTTCGACCCCCGGCCGCCCTACCGGGCGTCGGGGCTGCGGATCGGGCTCCCCGCCGCCACCACCTGCGGGATGAAGGAAGACGAGGTGGCCGAAGTCGGGCGACTCCTCGCCGCTGCCCTCCATGGCCGTGACGACAAGGCGGCGATCTCGAAGGTACGGTCCCGGGTCGCCGCGCTCGCAGCAGAATTCCCTGCCTATCCGGCAGAATTTCCGGGGCACGTGTGA
- a CDS encoding DUF1761 family protein produces the protein MGTFDGFFETFGNLDWLAIIVAVVVVGVTVGTIFYGPTPIGKKWATAAGVPFSMKVDKRYLPGFLLALLIQIGVAYLGALDDIEHSLVTALVVTLFVVVPVRYGDVIWAKGSKTTALIDTTYIFGAFAVGGYVQGLFA, from the coding sequence ATGGGAACCTTCGACGGGTTCTTCGAGACTTTCGGGAATCTCGACTGGCTCGCCATCATCGTGGCCGTCGTGGTCGTGGGCGTGACTGTGGGCACGATCTTCTACGGCCCGACGCCGATCGGCAAGAAGTGGGCCACGGCGGCCGGGGTTCCCTTCAGCATGAAGGTCGACAAGCGCTATCTGCCGGGATTCCTCCTGGCCCTGCTCATCCAGATCGGCGTCGCCTACCTGGGTGCCCTCGACGACATCGAGCACTCGCTGGTGACCGCGCTCGTCGTGACGCTGTTCGTCGTCGTGCCCGTGAGGTACGGGGACGTCATATGGGCGAAGGGATCGAAGACCACGGCCCTGATCGACACCACATACATCTTCGGCGCCTTCGCAGTGGGCGGCTACGTCCAGGGACTGTTCGCCTGA